Proteins from a genomic interval of Channa argus isolate prfri chromosome 11, Channa argus male v1.0, whole genome shotgun sequence:
- the sncaip gene encoding synphilin-1: MEAPEYLDLDEIDFSDDSVYSVTSLKSIPELSRRSDGQAEERPAPAINWSRGVSSHSTGGIKPTGLAEVHSKFRPVKRVSPLKHQPETTDCDSDSKVQSQGLGLGEPGDGSKEDLSSDKPASTSSSDGLGEKAKGLGSSVGLVGGNNPQVLLGELEHYDLDMDEILDVPYIKSSQQMSTLPRVPHDKRSVTGSNLGGGTLERNRGGGLKSSGLSHNEPLSLGSTSSQTQYCVLSPVKWSDLRKSKSMDPDLHHLHRSPAGGGYQTEMLSSGHLSCSSSLSSFTDADKLLSARVYPDSQSQRLGVEPPGGQGLMFPLPGCSVGRQDGSKPWTSGPGGGSSGGQRGFGGGGGAGAEVDEETKKNQNIINIVREGQISLLPHLAADNLELIRDEDGNNLLHISASQGHADCLQHLTSLMGEDGLNERNNQQLTPAGLGVKNGHLECVRWMVSETEAIAELSCTREHPSLIHYAARYGQEKVLLWLLQFMQEQAISLDEVDQNGNTAVHVAAQYGHLTCIQTLVEYGSNVTVQNQQGERPSQSAERQGHTTCARYLVVVETCMSLASQVVKLTKQLNEQATERIALQKQLQRLMDPNKTEGSPSSHQPSVEAWPEMMLTAEGTPGDGQWLVRQGGIGPDSVLRQLLGKDTTDTLCSRERLPPPSGLGREAPGGPGAPGGRRTGLVERRELKLARLKQIMQRSLSESDSDGYPPEEGKNPGGSSHTLRPDRPSHLPIAEEEPVSNHLHQMMKKHLPCSSSAERKLAFSVNGSKSVDSVGYNPSPTSSDPEAADGKTPDASGDFQDPPNGQKVATSPKSALKSPSSRRKTSQNLKLRVTFDEQVHKSSNQEAEVSKGHHGKERTSTGSSESKRPFGTFRSIMETLSGNTNHNNNSSSSSQSGSAVKQPTCQNSPGRKSDRKNSPASGSKNKSKSSNV, translated from the exons TATTCTGTGACGTCTCTGAAGAGCATCCCAGAGCTGTCCAGGAGGAGTGATGGCCAGGCCGAGGAGAGACCAG CTCCAGCCATCAACTGGAGTCGtggggtttcctcccacagcacTGGGGGAATCAAACCCACAGGGCTCGCTGAGGTCCACAGTAAATTCAGACCAGTGAAGAGAGTCTCCCCTCTCAAACACCAACCAGAAACCACTGACTGTGACTCTGACAGTAAAGTCCAGAGCCAGGGGCTGGGCTTAGGAGAGCCAGGGGATGGCAGTAAGGAAGACCTCAGCTCCGACAAACCAGCAAGTACCTCCAGCTCTGATGGGCTGGGAGAGAAAGCAAAAGGCCTGGGAAGTAGCGTTGGTCTTGTTGGAGGTAACAACCCTCAGGTTCTGCTTGGGGAGCTGGAGCACTATGATCTGGACATGGACGAGATCCTGGACGTGCCTTATATCAAGTCCAGTCAGCAAATGTCCACGCTGCCTCGCGTTCCCCATGACAAGCGCTCCGTGACAGGGAGCAACTTGGGTGGAGGCACCCTGGAGAGGAACCGGGGAGGAGGGCTAAAGAGCTCAGGATTATCCCACAATGAGCCTCTGAGCCTGGGCAGCACCAGTTCTCAGACGCAG TACTGTGTTCTGTCTCCGGTGAAATGGTCAGACCTGAGGAAGTCAAAGTCAATGGATCCAGACCTCCATCACCTCCACCGCTCCCCAGCTGGAGGGGGTTACCAAACGGAGATGCTCTCCTCCGGGCACCTTAGTtgctcttcctccctctcttccttcaCTGATGCAG ACAAGCTGCTGTCAGCGCGTGTCTACCCAGACTCCCAGAGCCAGAGGCTGGGCGTGGAGCCTCCAGGGGGCCAGGGGCTAATGTTCCCACTGCCAGGGTGCAGCGTGGGAAGGCAGGATGGCTCTAAGCCCTGGACTTCTGGACCAGGAGGAGGCAGCAGTGGTGGTCAGAGGGGGtttggaggaggtggaggagcaggAGCGGAGGTGGATGAGGAGACCAAGAAGAACCAGAACATCATCAACATCGTGAGAGAGGGACAGATCTCACTGTTG CCTCACCTAGCAGCAGATAACCTGGAGCTTATCAGGGACGAGGATGGGAacaacctgctgcacatctcAGCCTCGCAGGGTCACGCTGACTGTCTGCAGCATCTCACTTCTCTAATGGGTGAGGACGGCCTCAACGAACGCAACAACCAGCAGCTCACCCCTGCTGGCCTGGGGGTCAAG AATGGCCATCTGGAGTGTGTGAGGTGGATGGTGAGTGAAACCGAGGCCATTGCAGAGCTGAGCTGCACCAGAGAACATCCCAGTCTGATCCACTACGCTGCTCGCTATGGACAG GAAAAGGTTTTGCTGTGGTTGCTTCAGTTCATGCAGGAACAGGCGATCTCTCTGGATGAAGTCGACCAGAATGGAAACACTGCCGTCCATGTGGCAGCTCAGTATGGACACCTTACCTGTATACAG ACTCTGGTGGAGTACGGCTCTAACGTGACGGTCCAGAACCAGCAGGGGGAGCGACCCTCCCAGAGTGCTGAGCGCCAGGGACACACCACCTGTGCTCGATACCTGGTTGTCGTGGAAACCTGTATGTCACTGGCCTCACAGGTTGTTAAACTCACCAAACAACTGAACGA ACAGGCCACAGAGAGGATAGCTCTACAGAAACAGCTGCAAAGATTGATGGACCCCAACAAAACGGAGGGATCACCCAG CTCCCATCAGCCATCAGTGGAGGCGTGGCCAGAGATGATGTTGACAGCAGAGGGGACTCCAGGTGACGGTCAGTGGTTGGTTCGTCAGGGAGGGATAGGACCCGACTCAGTGCTGCGGCAGCTGCTGGGGAAGGACACGACTGACACGCTGTGTTCAAGGGAGAGGCTTCCTCCCCCAAGTGGCCTGGGCAGAGAGGCCCCCGGTGGGCCTGGGGCGCCTGGGGGTCGCCGGACAGGGCTGGTGGAGAGGAGAGAGCTCAAACTAGCCAGACTGAAACAGATCATGCAGCGCTCTCTCAGTGAATCGGATTCGGACGGTTATCCACCTGAGGAAGGTAAGAATCCTGGAGGGTCCTCACACACACTGCGACCCGATAGGCCATCCCACCTGCCTATTGCAGAGGAAGAACCAGTGTCCAACCACCTTCATCAGATGATGAAGAAGCACCTCCCTTGCTCCTCCTCGGCTGAGAGGAAACTGGCATTCTCTGTCAACGGTTCAAAGTCTGTGGACAGTGTTGGTTACAACCCCTCTCCAACCTCCAGTGACCCCGAAGCTGCAGATGGCAAAACGCCAGATGCTTCTGGCGACTTCCAGGACCCTCCCAACGGCCAAAAGGTCGCGACCAGTCCCAAGAGTGCTCTAAAGTCTCCTTCATCTCGCAGGAAGACATCCCAGAACCTCAAACTGAGGGTTACCTTTGATGAGCAGGTTCACAAGAGCTCCAATCAGGAGGCAGAGGTGTCCAAAGGGCATCATGGGAAGGAGAGGACTTCAACAGGAAGCTCTGAAAGCAAACGGCCTTTTGGGACGTTCCGCTCCATCATGGAGACGTTGAGTGGAAAtacaaaccacaacaacaacagcagcagtagcagtcaGTCCGGCTCTGCCGTTAAACAGCCCACCTGTCAGAACTCACCTGGCAGGAAGTCGGACCGTAAGAACAGCCCAGCAAGTGGAAGCAAGAACAAGAGCAAAAGCAGTAATGTTTAA
- the rnf214 gene encoding RING finger protein 214, protein MASRADELQLQQMIQEQVDKLQLDVADRTVEDVLQKVQAVQTDSITGELGINTEPDWESQVEAMLDHGTNLTEQYDSLIKKQSEEEVEHEKRMQQLMRKKEETTRQHQALLEKIDSVRIKLQLNNSKATRKNFLSKNQEMTTEKNKAEEERNRLAKELEESEKKLTALTQEQSEEQRRWQEELEDLRQEMERMTKEAQEAELRALQDEIAAVEKQRDVAMTRIEGWLREVQQYLNALRAEFPQQYPHERREWEKKESLVRRNQAELQSRFQEVLQQLQQGHELKSLPRINVPSLPQVPMADLTFNQLMQNQASPQFMPPPPPNPMHQHLPPHKHPNYQEPFHPPHRPPYRHHYPNPHHPPHPDHYYQPRPTPKHHPPHHFRPLHPPPTHLRPPVRVTPTPSLSPSPPFQPVHPVVPSPPPPAAPASAAPAPPSAPAGKLDKVLEKLKMKFPQCDRSQLTSLLQQVKSSRGTLAGMTMEEVIEQVGFKLAQNEKAAPGPISRPMPPAPIQRPTPPPQRAGAAAAAAAGGGQSAGARKLCLMCQNHVDPESRHPLSCSHIIHKDCIRVWLQASKNNSCPFCPGK, encoded by the exons ATGGCTTCCAGAGCAGACGAGCTTCAGCTCCAACAAATGATTCAGGAGCAGGTGGACAAACTCCAGCTGGACGTGGCTGACAGGACAGTGGAAG ATGTGCTGCAGAAGGTCCAGGCCGTGCAGACGGACAGCATCACAGGAGAGCTGGGCATCAACACAGAACCAGACTGGGAAAGTCAGGTGGAGGCCATGTTGGACCACGGcaccaacctgacagagcagtATGACAGTCTTATAAAGAAGCAGAGCGAAGAGGAGGTGGAACACGAGAAACGCATGCAACAACTCAtgaggaagaaggaggagacCACCCGCCAGCACCAG GCTCTTTTAGAAAAAATTGATTCCGTGCGAATTAAACTGCAACTGAACAACTCCAAGGCCACGAGGAAGAACTTTTTATCTAAAAACCAGGAAATGACCACGGAGAAGAACAAAGCTGAGGAGGAAAGAAACCG GCTGGCcaaggagctggaggagagtGAGAAGAAGCTGACGGCGCTCACACAAGAACAGAGCGAGGAGCAGCGGAGGtggcaggaggagctggaggaccTGAGGCAGGAAATGGAGCGAATGACGAAGGAGGCCCAGGAAGCCGAGCTGAGGGCCTTACAGGATGAGATCGCTGCagtggaaaagcagagagaCGTAGCCATGACTCGCATCGAGGGCTGGCTAAGAGAG GTGCAGCAGTACCTGAATGCTCTCAGGGCAGAGTTCCCACAGCAGTATCCACATGAGAGGCGGGAGTGGGAGAAGAAGGAAAGTCTGGTCCGGAGGAACCAGGCTGAGCTCCAGAGCCGCTTTCAGGAGGTTCTTCAGCAGCTCCAGCAGGGTCATGAGTTAAAGTCTCTCCCCAGGATTAACGTACCATCTCTGCCACAGGTCCCCATG GCTGATCTGACATTCAATCAGCTGATGCAGAACCAAGCGTCCCCTCAGTTCATGCCCCCACCTCCTCCTAACCCAATGCACCAGCACCTCCCTCCCCACAAACACCCAAACTATCAGGAGCCGTTCCACCCCCCTCACCGGCCCCCATACCGTCACCACTACCCCAACCCTCACCACCCCCCACATCCTGACCACTACTACCAACCCCGCCCAACACCAAAGCACCACCCCCCACACCATTTCAGGCCTCTGCACCCACCCCCTACCCACCTCAGACCTCCAGTCAGGGTAACTCCTACTCCCAGCCTCTCCCCATCCCCTCCTTTTCAACCTGTACACCCAGTAGTTCCTTCCCCCCCTCCACCTGCTGCCCCCGCTAGTGCTGCCCCTGCACCCCCGTCAGCCCCTGCCGGGAAACTGGACAAAGTCCTGGAAAAGCTCAAGATGAAGTTCCCACAGTGCGACAGGAGTCAGCTGACGTCCCTGCTGCAGCAAGTGAAGAGTTCCCGGGGAACATTAGCTGGCATGACCATGGAGGAGGTCATCGAGCAGGTCGGCTTCAAGCTGGCACAGAACGAGAAGGCCGCCCCGGGGCCTATCAGCCGACCCATGCCCCCCGCCCCCATCCAGAGACCGACTCCTCCCCCTCAgagagcaggagcagcagcagcagcagcagcaggtggaggtCAGTCTGCCGGGGCCCGTAAACTCTGCCTGATGTGCCAGAACCACGTGGATCCAGAGAGCCGCCACCCACTGAGCTGCTCCCACATCATCCACAAAGACTGCATTCGAGTGTGGCTACAGGCCAGCAAGAACAACTCCTGCCCCTTCTGCCCAGGAAAGTGA